The following coding sequences lie in one Filimonas effusa genomic window:
- a CDS encoding exopolysaccharide transport family protein: protein MEVLNFLKALYRRKFLLIIIPVITIIITFFLVRNLPNQYVSKSRISTGITDASQQVPGLDIMQESAIGQEFGNLTQLILQKQTLDQVSYLIIIHDLTSKRPFRPDSKLLAQYSKAQRQQMVTEYTALHQAHESLVPSDPGRTKLWDVLKSMNYDDGSLRGKLRADRVANSDFIDLSFESENPEYSAFVANTLATEFIDNYQDIVKNNRARTSDWLSKLLAEKLNAWKAKMDVLKNYKIQNHILKLDEQAKALYGQIADYESRRQVVEKDILGLTASLQSINNKFEPRDRKYLEGTMTRINEDILDSKAALRKLQDEYIRNDFDNALQARIDSVKRAIEKQILAGTDKYIFNPLTAKTQLVAQKLQLEVDLEMAQNSVVSVARELDRLNNKLYMLVPHEANIQSYETDLDVASREYLDILNRWNEFNMEKESSSKIRQVETALPGTILPSKKMLLIILSGIISLFFCVLIIFILFLLDHSVRDDQELANKSEAPVLGKINQVRGAGIDLRAIWTDNDNNGKLLKKQLRALRFEIENELAGKNILAITSLEESEGKTFVAVNLAYAWAMTNKKVLLIDGHFGHPSITGNAKPASFIEDVFTGKAGVLTAEKGVTILGNRGGDSSLMELTSLGDLSHKIRELAAAFDIIIIDTASLEDMDKAKEWIRFAEKTLAVFETGNVLAETDLHQVQYLKQQQQLIGWVLNKA, encoded by the coding sequence ATGGAAGTTCTCAACTTTTTAAAAGCATTATATCGCAGGAAGTTCCTGTTGATCATAATACCGGTTATTACAATTATCATTACGTTTTTCCTGGTGCGCAATTTGCCCAATCAGTACGTTTCAAAATCCAGGATCTCTACGGGTATTACCGACGCTTCCCAACAGGTTCCCGGACTTGATATCATGCAGGAAAGCGCTATAGGCCAGGAGTTTGGTAACCTTACCCAGTTGATTCTTCAAAAACAAACCCTCGACCAGGTTTCTTACCTCATCATCATTCATGACCTTACCAGTAAAAGACCCTTCCGCCCAGACAGCAAACTGCTGGCTCAGTATTCGAAAGCGCAGCGGCAGCAGATGGTAACGGAATATACCGCTTTACACCAGGCCCATGAAAGTCTTGTTCCAAGCGATCCCGGAAGAACCAAATTGTGGGATGTGCTCAAGTCTATGAATTACGACGATGGTTCCCTGCGTGGTAAGCTGCGTGCCGACCGTGTTGCAAACAGTGACTTCATCGACCTTTCATTTGAATCGGAAAACCCCGAGTATTCGGCATTTGTTGCCAATACGCTGGCTACCGAATTTATCGATAACTACCAGGATATTGTAAAGAATAACCGTGCACGTACCAGCGATTGGTTGTCTAAACTGTTAGCTGAAAAGCTGAACGCATGGAAGGCAAAAATGGATGTGCTCAAAAATTACAAGATCCAGAATCATATTCTAAAGCTGGATGAGCAGGCGAAAGCTTTATACGGACAAATTGCCGACTACGAGTCCCGCAGGCAGGTGGTTGAAAAAGATATACTGGGATTAACAGCAAGCCTGCAGTCTATCAATAACAAGTTTGAACCCCGGGACAGAAAATACCTGGAAGGTACCATGACCCGTATCAATGAAGATATCCTCGACTCTAAAGCAGCGCTTCGCAAGTTACAGGACGAATATATCAGGAATGATTTCGATAATGCGCTGCAGGCTCGTATCGATTCTGTAAAACGGGCTATCGAAAAGCAAATACTGGCGGGAACAGACAAATACATTTTTAACCCGCTGACTGCGAAAACACAACTGGTTGCGCAAAAACTGCAGCTGGAAGTCGACCTCGAAATGGCGCAGAACAGCGTGGTTTCCGTTGCAAGGGAACTCGATAGGTTAAACAATAAACTGTACATGCTCGTTCCGCACGAAGCTAACATTCAAAGCTATGAGACCGATCTTGATGTAGCCTCGAGAGAATATCTCGACATCCTGAACAGGTGGAACGAGTTTAACATGGAAAAAGAATCTTCTTCCAAGATCAGGCAGGTAGAAACTGCCTTGCCCGGAACCATTCTTCCTTCCAAGAAAATGCTGCTGATTATTTTATCAGGTATTATCAGCTTGTTTTTCTGCGTGCTCATCATCTTTATCCTGTTCCTGCTCGATCATTCTGTACGTGACGACCAGGAGCTGGCGAATAAGTCGGAAGCGCCCGTACTCGGTAAAATCAACCAGGTACGCGGAGCGGGCATCGATTTGCGAGCTATCTGGACAGACAATGACAATAACGGCAAACTGCTGAAGAAACAGCTGAGAGCGCTTCGCTTTGAAATAGAAAATGAACTTGCAGGCAAGAATATACTGGCCATAACCAGCCTGGAGGAGTCGGAAGGTAAAACCTTCGTGGCAGTTAACCTGGCTTATGCCTGGGCCATGACGAATAAGAAAGTGCTGTTGATCGATGGTCACTTCGGACATCCTTCCATTACCGGTAATGCAAAACCTGCTTCCTTTATTGAAGATGTGTTTACAGGTAAAGCCGGTGTGCTCACAGCCGAGAAAGGCGTAACCATACTTGGAAACAGGGGCGGTGATAGTTCCTTAATGGAGCTTACTTCCCTCGGCGATCTTTCACATAAGATCCGGGAGCTGGCGGCTGCTTTTGATATTATAATCATAGATACAGCTTCACTGGAAGATATGGATAAAGCAAAAGAATGGATCAGGTTTGCAGAAAAAACGCTGGCTGTATTTGAAACCGGCAATGTATTGGCCGAAACCGATCTACACCAGGTGCAGTACCTGAAACAACAACAACAGTTGATTGGATGGGTGTTGAACAAAGCCTGA
- a CDS encoding TolC family protein, with product MCKLLKHIYLLAIFCAACTLTRAQESMLKDVDYALLQKLIQTAKANYPRVKQMQHQTLAVKASLDATRLAWFDILSFSYLYSPNNSTTLVNPSLFNGYQIGISLNLGSILQKGPNVRRAREEYYMALENQAEYMLSLEAQVKQRYFLYVQQLAAIRLRTYTVTDLEQTMQETRYKYEKGEATLDELNRNMTALTDQNNSKMTAESAFLIAKSSLEELLGKPLEEVK from the coding sequence ATGTGTAAGCTTTTAAAGCACATTTACCTGTTAGCCATTTTTTGCGCTGCCTGTACCCTTACGCGGGCCCAGGAATCAATGCTGAAGGACGTAGATTATGCGTTGCTTCAAAAATTGATACAAACAGCAAAAGCCAATTACCCCCGTGTTAAACAGATGCAGCACCAGACGCTGGCTGTTAAAGCAAGTCTCGACGCAACAAGACTGGCCTGGTTCGATATCTTAAGCTTTTCTTACCTGTATAGTCCCAACAATAGTACTACACTCGTTAACCCCAGCCTGTTCAATGGTTACCAGATCGGGATTTCGCTTAATCTCGGAAGTATTCTTCAAAAAGGTCCCAATGTAAGGCGTGCCAGGGAGGAATATTATATGGCATTGGAAAACCAGGCTGAATATATGCTCAGCCTCGAAGCGCAGGTGAAACAACGCTATTTTCTCTATGTGCAGCAACTGGCGGCCATTAGATTAAGAACTTATACCGTCACCGACCTTGAGCAAACGATGCAGGAAACGAGGTATAAATATGAAAAAGGAGAAGCTACGCTCGACGAGCTGAATAGAAATATGACAGCGCTTACCGATCAGAATAACTCAAAGATGACCGCAGAATCCGCATTCCTGATAGCAAAAAGCTCACTGGAAGAATTATTAGGAAAACCCCTTGAAGAAGTTAAATAA
- a CDS encoding hemolysin family protein, which translates to MFFDIAITLVLVLLNGFFVAAEFAIVKVRASQLEVQAKTGNKVAVLARHIVSHLDGYLAATQLGITLASLGLGWTGEPVVAKIIIKIMSGLGLAIRPELAHDIALPIAFAVITILHIVFGELAPKSLAIQRSERTTLVVAYPLQFFYTIFRPFIWMLNSIANLLLKATGIQASHGSEVHSSEELKYIVTQGKESGMIKEGDFDIIINAFDFSNRMVKQVQIPRNQITAIDLYNFNEEALEKVIEDGYSRMPVYYKTFADIKGIVYLKDLLLRMRKNEPLNLEQIMRPAIFIPENMHIGKLLKEFQQKHHQMAIVVNEYGDITGIVTMEDLLEELVGEIQDEYDNEIPVVQQLNDTTFKVQASASLDDINELLPRPISKEGQIVTLAGILVFHFRRIPSLHEKVIVDNYEISIVQMKLNSIVTVIVKDLRPDKTSGDK; encoded by the coding sequence ATGTTTTTCGACATCGCCATCACTTTAGTGCTGGTTCTTCTGAATGGATTTTTTGTTGCTGCCGAATTTGCCATCGTTAAAGTAAGAGCCTCTCAGCTGGAGGTACAGGCTAAAACCGGAAATAAAGTAGCCGTACTGGCAAGGCATATTGTATCGCATCTTGATGGCTACCTGGCTGCTACGCAACTGGGGATTACCCTAGCCAGCCTTGGGCTGGGCTGGACAGGCGAGCCGGTAGTGGCCAAGATCATTATCAAGATCATGTCCGGACTGGGACTGGCTATAAGGCCGGAGCTGGCGCATGATATAGCGCTGCCGATAGCCTTCGCCGTTATTACTATTCTTCATATTGTTTTTGGAGAACTGGCACCTAAATCGCTCGCTATTCAGCGTTCGGAACGCACTACCCTGGTGGTTGCCTACCCGCTTCAATTCTTTTATACTATTTTCAGACCTTTTATATGGATGCTTAACAGTATTGCCAACCTGCTTTTAAAAGCTACCGGCATTCAGGCTTCACACGGCTCGGAAGTGCATAGCAGCGAAGAGTTGAAGTATATTGTTACCCAAGGGAAAGAAAGCGGTATGATCAAAGAAGGGGACTTTGACATTATCATCAATGCATTCGATTTCTCGAACCGTATGGTTAAACAGGTTCAGATACCACGCAACCAGATAACGGCCATAGACCTGTACAATTTTAATGAAGAAGCGCTGGAAAAGGTTATTGAAGACGGGTATTCGCGTATGCCGGTGTACTATAAAACCTTCGCTGATATAAAAGGGATCGTTTATCTGAAAGACCTGCTGTTGCGGATGCGGAAAAATGAGCCTTTGAACCTGGAGCAAATCATGCGACCTGCGATCTTCATTCCTGAGAACATGCATATAGGTAAGCTGCTGAAAGAGTTTCAGCAGAAACATCACCAAATGGCAATTGTTGTGAATGAATATGGCGACATTACCGGAATTGTTACCATGGAGGACCTGCTGGAAGAGCTGGTAGGTGAAATCCAGGACGAATACGATAACGAGATACCAGTTGTGCAGCAACTTAACGATACTACATTTAAGGTTCAGGCCTCGGCTTCGCTGGATGATATCAACGAACTGCTTCCCCGCCCTATTAGTAAAGAAGGGCAGATTGTTACGCTGGCAGGAATCCTGGTTTTCCATTTCCGCCGTATTCCATCGCTGCATGAAAAGGTCATCGTCGACAATTACGAGATCTCTATCGTACAAATGAAGCTTAATTCCATTGTTACTGTAATAGTGAAAGATCTTAGGCCCGATAAAACTTCCGGCGACAAATAA
- a CDS encoding Crp/Fnr family transcriptional regulator, whose protein sequence is MKQALEQHISKFIQLPEEVQEEVLSRFEPVTVRKKQLLVEAGKRCTHFYFVSKGCLRLYLQEESAEHTIQFAIENWWMTDIDAFSAGRNASFFVQAVETSELLSISKTGFDALLAEFPSMEKYFRMIYQRAYAAALFRIHYIFRLSKEELYDNFASQYPEFLQRIPQKILASFLGFSPEYLSELRRKKLS, encoded by the coding sequence ATGAAGCAGGCACTTGAACAGCACATATCAAAATTTATACAGTTACCCGAAGAAGTGCAGGAGGAAGTGCTAAGCCGTTTTGAACCTGTTACTGTTCGCAAAAAGCAGCTGTTGGTTGAAGCTGGTAAAAGATGCACTCATTTTTATTTTGTGAGCAAGGGTTGCCTGCGTTTATATCTTCAGGAAGAGAGCGCTGAGCACACCATACAATTTGCTATTGAAAACTGGTGGATGACGGATATAGATGCATTCTCCGCCGGGCGAAATGCCAGTTTCTTTGTACAGGCTGTAGAAACGTCTGAATTGCTGAGCATCAGTAAAACCGGGTTTGATGCACTGTTAGCAGAATTTCCGAGTATGGAGAAATATTTCCGGATGATCTACCAACGCGCCTATGCCGCTGCGCTGTTTCGCATTCATTATATTTTCCGGCTTTCCAAAGAAGAGCTGTACGATAATTTCGCCTCGCAATACCCTGAATTTTTACAACGCATTCCCCAGAAGATATTGGCTTCTTTTCTGGGCTTTTCGCCTGAATACCTGAGTGAGCTCCGGAGAAAAAAGCTTTCCTGA